A window of Psychromonas sp. CNPT3 contains these coding sequences:
- the adk gene encoding adenylate kinase, translating into MRIILLGAPGAGKGTQAQFIMEEYAIPQISTGDMLRAAAKAGTELGLQAKELMDAGQLVSDDLIIALVKERIAQDDCAKGFLLDGFPRTIPQADAMKDAGVSIDFVLEFDVPDEEIVKRMAGRRVHSGSGRTYHLVYNPPKVEGKDDVTGDDLSIRPDDEETTVRKRLDIYHSLTAPLVAYYQAEEKQGRGKHYKFDGTKSVDSISAAISKILG; encoded by the coding sequence ATGCGCATTATTTTATTAGGAGCTCCAGGTGCGGGTAAAGGCACACAAGCCCAATTCATAATGGAAGAATATGCTATTCCACAAATATCGACGGGTGATATGTTACGCGCTGCTGCTAAAGCCGGTACTGAGCTTGGCTTGCAGGCAAAAGAGCTAATGGATGCGGGTCAGCTTGTTTCTGATGATCTGATCATTGCTTTAGTCAAAGAGCGTATCGCACAAGATGATTGTGCAAAAGGATTTTTGCTTGATGGTTTCCCTCGCACTATCCCACAAGCTGATGCAATGAAAGATGCTGGCGTATCGATAGATTTCGTTTTAGAGTTTGATGTGCCGGATGAAGAAATTGTTAAAAGAATGGCAGGGCGCCGTGTGCATTCTGGCTCTGGTCGTACTTATCACCTTGTTTATAACCCACCAAAAGTGGAAGGTAAAGACGATGTAACAGGTGATGATTTAAGTATTCGTCCTGATGATGAAGAAACAACAGTGCGTAAACGTTTAGATATTTATCATTCATTAACAGCGCCTTTAGTTGCTTATTATCAAGCAGAAGAAAAACAGGGCCGTGGTAAACATTACAAATTTGATGGTACTAAATCAGTTGATAGTATCAGCGCTGCAATAAGTAAAATTCTGGGTTAA
- the htpG gene encoding molecular chaperone HtpG has product MEQQQNHTFSADTGKLLKLMIHSLYSNKEIFLRELVSNAADAADKLRFKALSDDSLFENDSVLRVRLSFDKEAKTITISDNGIGMTRDEVIEHLGTIAKSGTSDFFEQLSGDQAKDTQLIGQFGVGFYSSFIVADKVVVNTRKAGAAADTGTSWSSTGESDYSVVSMSKEERGTEIILHLRDDETEFLNDYKLRTVVAKYSDHISIPVEMYVEAIAEIENKDGENTPAVPAKWESITKASALWSCAKSDLKDEDYQTFYKHIANDFENPLTWSHNKVEGEQEYTSLLYIPKRAPFDLWNREKAHGLKLYVQRVFIMDDAEQFMPTYLRFVKGILDSNDLPLNVSREILQDNRITAKLRSACTKRVLSMLTKFAKKNAEEYNVFWEQFGQVLKEGPAEDMGNKDKIAKLFRFSSTHTDAIEQTVSLDAYIERMQEEQKHIYYITADSFNAAKNSPHLELLRKKGIEVLLLSDRVDEWLLSHLPEYADKKFTSVTQGDLDLGKLDSEDDKKEQEKQETEFASFIERVKEVLGDKVKEVRITHRLTATPSCIVADSDDMSTQMAKLMAQMGQPVPESKPIFELNPEHVMVIKLADMADEELFKQWSELLFEQAILSEKGSLDDPSEFVNRINKLLLGG; this is encoded by the coding sequence ATGGAACAACAACAAAATCATACTTTTAGTGCCGACACCGGTAAACTTCTTAAATTAATGATCCATTCTTTATATTCTAATAAAGAAATATTCTTACGTGAGCTTGTTTCTAATGCAGCCGATGCGGCTGATAAATTACGTTTTAAAGCACTTTCTGATGATTCTCTTTTTGAAAATGACAGTGTGCTACGTGTACGTTTAAGTTTTGACAAAGAAGCTAAAACTATCACTATCAGTGATAACGGTATTGGCATGACGCGTGATGAAGTTATTGAGCACTTAGGTACTATTGCAAAATCAGGTACGAGTGATTTCTTTGAGCAACTCTCTGGCGATCAAGCGAAAGACACGCAATTAATTGGTCAATTTGGTGTTGGTTTTTATTCTTCATTTATTGTTGCTGATAAAGTGGTTGTTAATACACGTAAAGCAGGTGCTGCCGCTGATACGGGGACTTCATGGTCTTCAACGGGTGAGTCTGATTACAGCGTCGTAAGTATGAGTAAAGAAGAGCGCGGAACAGAAATTATTTTACATCTTCGCGATGATGAAACTGAATTTTTAAATGATTATAAATTACGCACCGTCGTTGCTAAATATTCTGATCATATTAGCATTCCTGTTGAAATGTATGTTGAAGCCATTGCTGAAATTGAAAATAAAGACGGTGAAAATACACCGGCTGTTCCTGCAAAATGGGAATCAATTACCAAAGCATCTGCTTTATGGAGTTGCGCAAAATCTGATCTTAAAGATGAAGATTACCAAACATTTTATAAACATATCGCCAATGACTTCGAAAACCCATTAACGTGGAGTCACAATAAAGTTGAAGGCGAGCAAGAGTACACGAGCCTTTTATATATTCCTAAACGTGCTCCTTTTGATTTGTGGAATCGTGAAAAAGCACATGGTTTAAAACTATATGTACAACGCGTTTTCATTATGGACGATGCAGAGCAGTTCATGCCAACCTATTTACGTTTTGTAAAAGGGATCTTAGATTCAAACGATTTACCGTTGAATGTTTCTCGTGAAATTTTACAAGATAATCGCATCACTGCAAAATTACGTAGTGCATGTACTAAACGCGTTCTTTCTATGCTAACTAAATTTGCGAAGAAAAATGCTGAAGAATACAATGTTTTTTGGGAACAGTTTGGGCAAGTATTAAAAGAAGGCCCTGCAGAAGACATGGGCAATAAAGATAAAATTGCTAAACTATTCCGTTTCTCATCAACGCACACTGATGCTATCGAGCAAACAGTATCGTTAGACGCATACATTGAGCGTATGCAGGAAGAACAAAAGCATATTTATTACATTACTGCTGATAGTTTTAATGCAGCTAAAAATAGCCCGCATTTAGAATTGTTACGTAAAAAAGGCATTGAAGTTTTATTACTGAGTGATCGTGTTGATGAATGGTTATTAAGCCATTTACCTGAATACGCCGATAAGAAATTCACATCAGTGACGCAAGGCGATTTAGACTTGGGTAAACTTGACAGTGAAGATGATAAAAAAGAGCAAGAAAAACAAGAAACTGAATTTGCTAGCTTCATTGAGCGAGTTAAAGAAGTCCTAGGTGATAAAGTGAAAGAAGTGCGTATTACGCATCGCCTAACAGCAACACCTTCTTGTATTGTTGCTGATAGTGATGACATGAGCACGCAAATGGCAAAACTAATGGCGCAAATGGGTCAACCTGTTCCAGAAAGTAAGCCTATTTTTGAATTAAACCCTGAACATGTCATGGTTATCAAATTAGCCGATATGGCAGATGAAGAGTTATTTAAGCAATGGTCTGAACTATTGTTTGAACAAGCGATATTATCTGAGAAGGGTAGCTTGGATGATCCATCTGAATTTGTTAATCGTATTAATAAATTATTACTGGGCGGATAG